In Periplaneta americana isolate PAMFEO1 chromosome 8, P.americana_PAMFEO1_priV1, whole genome shotgun sequence, the sequence AgaacatcatcatcagcatcccTTTTCTTTTCAGTTCTACTTTTTGGAATATCTCTGTAAAAAGGATGTTcttgtaaaatgtttaaattaaattgcatatattgcaaagaattttttttctttataaaaagtAAGTAGTAAGGGAAAttgtagtacagtagaaccctgcTAATCCAAAATCCGAATAATCGGACCTgtccaaagagagagagagagaagaggaaggaaaaaaaaaagaatatttgaaCTGAAACTCGAAAAATTTAATGCTAAAGTACTTGCAAACACAAAATGTACAATGTAACTTACTTTATCACTAGTGAATGAATTAGACCTCGAAACTGAACAAAGCGATGGACAGTGAAAGGTGGGAGGGGATAAGGCATGGTGTCCCAGCTTGCATTCCTTTGCCCTGCCTAATCCTAAATTTCGATAATTTGAACAGACCCCagtcccaattagttcggactAGCGGGGTTATACTGCATCATGTATCACAGATTCAAGGTGCAAAACTTCACCATGTCCCAAACTGCTATAAACATCATGTAGGCATAAAAAAAGCTTTACTCTATAGAAACAGAGTAGacctattttattacatatattttaaagtcaAATTATTTAGTCTTCAGCCATGAAACAGAACAAGTACAAAACATACTTTTTAtatgttaaaaacatttttgCAGTAACATAAAAAACGTTTATTGTAGTGGATGAAAACATATTTGCAGAGGTCCAAAAGGTACAATAAAGAATCTTGTTGAATAGATTTAAAATTCTCTCACTGACAGCATACACATATACAACAATTTCCCTACTTTAAATTCTCAAATTAAGCATAACCTCATAGTTTTTTGATTATGACATTTCAGAAATTGTAAAACTGGCCAAAGGAGAAAGTGAAACTCAATTATCGAAGATGACACAGAGTGAACAAGATACTTATGAAATGCATGTTCGAGCTGCAAATATTGTAAGTGTGTGTATTTTAGTTTATCTTTCATGtaatttagttattattttctgGACAAATAACTTCCAGAGACTATATTGAATGAAGTTCACCAAACATTTATCTtgttaatacttacaaatggcttttagagaacctgaaagtttattgccaccctcacataagtccgccatcagtccctattctgagcaagattaatccagtttctatcatcatatcccacctccctcaattccattttaatattatcttcccatctatgtctcggccttctcaaagatcttcttccctccgacctcccaactaacacactacctATATGCATTTCCCAActttcgtgatgtttcccttgccgctatcagaggatcagttgccattttaaaataccatctgtactttgtttcctaaacaGGGATACTTTTCCTCgaatgtctaatctgtttgtttactatgttttaggcctgttatatgcatgctattatctttcctgtacttaattttcccttttgttcattcccctcatttctcttttgtggtctgtttttgttttcactcaatatgttcattatgctttgtccaatgaggcagtcccatcattgggaaagctgaaagagtgtctttcaatgtgtgcatttctggattcgcctataattatgtgctacatgccctgcccattacaaacgtctggatttttgtcttgttaataacatatgaagagtccactgctagaatgatggatgtcactttcttgtcgaaaatgaacccagactgtcagtgcatagcttaagacatatagaatgtacatagagagttatatggcattaacactgatagtcattgtccagtaatgatcggaaaatcacagttaagctttgagcactaagcatttgaaacttaattgcttctcctgaaaaatgtattccaaatgacatccatcattcttgcagtggactcttcatatattaaaattaaaaaaaaaaaaaaaaaacattattcaaggGTCACTAGAATGAAATGGGCAGATTTTCGCGTAATACTGATGTAACtccataaatgaaagaataaagacTAGCGTATCCAAAAAATGTTGTATTCCAAAACTAAAATTGTACACTGTTTAAACAATAATTCAAAAACATGTAATACTTTTCTTAGTTTTATAGACTTTCAACTGAGATTGGTCATATTGTgagtgaaatacattaataaatgtgACCTTTTCAAAAATACAAATGCAATCTGTTTTGATTTATCTTTTACAGTTTAGGAGTTGGGATCATTTTTGTTTGGCTTATGCAACTGTTATGCTGATAGCATTATGGCAATAACCTTAACAACTGTGTCTGACGTCATGCACAGATAAACAGTCATATCTCTGTGTCATGCAGAATATATGAGCCATTATAGGAAAATAAAACTTGAACAGAAAGATAATCCCCAGTCTAGCAATAATGCTGAGTTTTAACTTCGCAGTGTAATTGATTTATAGGTATTTGGAGGTAGGATAAAATAATGTTGTGTCCATTATGTAGGGCTCCATTTTTTTCAACTTCCATAAATAATGtgagataatataattatatcattatttgtatttattatttacagcTGAAGTGCAAGTAGTGTTCATGTATGTGCTCACGAGTGATCAGTAATAGCCTAATATGTAATGAATATaatgcaatatcttatttataaattttaagtggatttatatttatttttaggtaCGGGCTGGTGAGTCTTTAATGAAGCTTGTGTCGGACATAAAGCAATATCTAATTCTGAATGATTTTCCATCTGTTAACGAAGCCATCACCCAGAATTCCAAGTTATTTCGTACGAAACAAGCAGAATGTGATCAGAAACTTATGAGTCTTAGAGATGATATGGCCGCTGACTTGTATGACTTAGAAGAAGAATATTATACATCaatctacaaataaatattttgtatatttaaacttTTTACTAATAAAGTAAACATTATACTAGTCActcacaaaaaaatatatgtttttgctCAGGTTTCTTGTTGCAGGACTTCTGTGACTTTACTTTTTTCTGATATATACTGTCTGCTCAGAAATTCGCAATGGTCTCGTATGCATAAACGTCTTGCTAGATTCGTTGCAAGTCTCCATCCATACTGAGCATTATCTCTGGACAATAAACAAGTAGGCTACTTAACAAGCTATGCTATCATTTCTTGAATgataaatttgtaatattaactAAAGCTGAATTGTTGACAGTAAAGCCATTCACTCTTTTGTTGTCCAAAATTTTTCACACATAGTGGATTTAAAGGAAATTCTGGAAATCGTTGAAAATGATTCTGATCCATTTTTTCCTCATGACTAAATGATGGAcaaagtggtgaagaaataattccaattttgttcacgTGTCATACTGTGTGAGTAATCTAAAGGATGCATGTGCACTTTTCCTTGAatattcagaaattaaattttgttgtaCATTGAGACACtcctatcttttattatttgaaatttcgtggaaatggtatgatattttgagttgattaAACTTTTAACTGTTGGGAATCGTTAAGTTGACATGGGGTTTTGTAAGATATTACTTCCCTTCTTAGCAAGACTGTCAGCAGTTTCATTACCAGATAATCCCCATTGTGCCAATAGTGCATGTTGAAAAAGTATCCTTTTGTTAAGCTTTATCAGAGAGTATAATTTTCCAACAATCagtcatttttttacttttaggtGACAGATTGGCTATTATAGCAGTATAGGTGCTCCAGAATCACTGACTATAACAACTTGTTGAATGTAAGAGATCTGGTACAATGGATTTAGAAGTGTCCAATAGATGACTTcaacttctccatcaaaattt encodes:
- the MED22 gene encoding mediator of RNA polymerase II transcription subunit 22, which gives rise to MAHPRGLPQSKEALLKSYTTRLKDDVKSMLENFEEIVKLAKGESETQLSKMTQSEQDTYEMHVRAANIVRAGESLMKLVSDIKQYLILNDFPSVNEAITQNSKLFRTKQAECDQKLMSLRDDMAADLYDLEEEYYTSIYK